One Orrella dioscoreae genomic window carries:
- the thiC gene encoding phosphomethylpyrimidine synthase ThiC: MNANPKFLAATAEVDSAAVAPLPQSRKIYQQGSRPDLRVPFREISQDDTPTMFGGESNPPLTVYDTSGPYTDPSVQIDIRRGLPALRQAWIDERGDTELLAGPTSDYGKERLLDPKLTAMRFDLQRPPRRAKAGANVSQMHYARRGIVTPEMEYVAIRESLRREQYIETLRASGPDGEKLARRLLRQHPGQSFGAAIPGEITPEFVRDEIARGRAIIPANINHPEIEPMIIGRNFLVKINANIGNSAVSSGIGEEVEKMTWAIRWGGDTVMDLSTGKHIHETREWIIRNSPVPIGTVPIYQALEKVDGKAEELTWEIFRDTLIEQAEQGVDYFTIHAGVRLPFIPMTADRMTGIVSRGGSIMAKWCLAHHKESFLYERFEEICEIMKAYDVSFSLGDGLRPGSAWDANDEAQFAELKTLGELTQVAWKHDVQVMIEGPGHVPMQMIKENMDLQLEHCHEAPFYTLGPLTTDIAPGYDHITSGIGAALIGWYGTAMLCYVTPKEHLGLPNKKDVKDGIITYKIAAHAADLAKGHPGAAIRDNALSKARFEFRWEDQFNLGLDPDTAKEFHDETLPKDSMKVAHFCSMCGPHFCSMKITQDVREYAQQQGLSANDALAKGMQEKSVEFVKKGAAIYHQQ, from the coding sequence ATGAACGCCAATCCCAAGTTCCTGGCCGCCACGGCCGAAGTCGACTCGGCCGCCGTCGCGCCGCTGCCGCAATCGCGCAAGATCTACCAGCAAGGCTCCCGCCCCGACCTGCGCGTGCCGTTCCGGGAAATCTCGCAGGACGACACGCCCACGATGTTCGGCGGCGAATCGAACCCGCCCCTGACCGTCTACGACACCAGCGGTCCCTATACCGACCCCTCGGTGCAGATCGACATCCGCCGCGGCCTGCCCGCCCTGCGCCAGGCCTGGATCGACGAGCGCGGCGACACCGAACTGCTCGCCGGCCCGACCAGCGACTACGGCAAGGAACGCCTGCTCGACCCGAAGCTGACCGCCATGCGCTTCGACCTGCAGCGCCCGCCGCGCCGCGCCAAGGCCGGCGCCAACGTCTCGCAGATGCACTATGCCCGCCGCGGCATCGTCACCCCCGAGATGGAATACGTGGCCATCCGCGAAAGCCTGCGCCGCGAGCAATACATCGAGACCCTGCGCGCCAGCGGCCCCGATGGCGAGAAGCTGGCCCGCCGCCTGCTGCGCCAGCACCCCGGCCAGTCCTTCGGCGCGGCCATCCCCGGCGAGATCACCCCGGAATTCGTGCGTGACGAGATCGCGCGCGGCCGCGCCATCATTCCCGCCAACATCAACCACCCCGAAATCGAGCCGATGATCATCGGCCGCAACTTCCTGGTGAAGATCAACGCCAACATCGGCAACTCCGCCGTCAGCTCGGGCATCGGCGAGGAAGTCGAGAAGATGACCTGGGCCATCCGCTGGGGCGGCGACACGGTCATGGACCTGTCCACCGGCAAGCACATCCACGAAACGCGCGAGTGGATCATCCGCAACTCGCCCGTGCCCATCGGCACCGTGCCCATCTACCAGGCGCTGGAAAAGGTCGACGGCAAGGCCGAGGAGCTGACCTGGGAGATCTTCCGCGACACGCTGATCGAGCAGGCCGAACAGGGCGTGGACTACTTCACCATCCACGCCGGTGTGCGCCTGCCCTTCATTCCCATGACCGCCGACCGCATGACGGGCATCGTTTCGCGCGGCGGCTCGATCATGGCCAAGTGGTGCCTGGCGCACCACAAGGAGAGCTTCCTCTATGAACGCTTCGAGGAGATCTGTGAAATCATGAAGGCCTACGACGTCAGCTTCTCGCTGGGCGATGGCCTGCGCCCGGGCTCGGCCTGGGACGCCAATGACGAGGCGCAGTTCGCCGAACTGAAGACGCTGGGCGAACTGACCCAGGTGGCATGGAAGCACGACGTGCAGGTCATGATCGAAGGCCCGGGCCACGTGCCCATGCAGATGATCAAGGAGAACATGGACCTGCAGCTGGAACACTGCCACGAGGCGCCGTTCTACACGCTGGGGCCCCTGACCACCGACATCGCGCCGGGCTACGACCACATCACCTCGGGCATCGGCGCCGCGCTCATCGGCTGGTACGGCACCGCCATGCTCTGCTACGTGACGCCCAAGGAACACCTGGGCCTGCCCAACAAGAAGGACGTGAAGGACGGCATCATCACCTACAAGATCGCGGCCCATGCCGCCGACCTTGCCAAGGGCCATCCGGGCGCGGCCATCCGCGACAACGCGCTGTCCAAGGCGCGCTTCGAGTTCCGCTGGGAAGACCAGTTCAACCTTGGCCTGGATCCTGACACGGCCAAGGAATTCCACGACGAGACCCTGCCCAAGGACTCGATGAAGGTCGCCCACTTCTGCTCGATGTGCGGCCCGCACTTCTGCAGCATGAAGATCACGCAGGACGTGCGCGAGTATGCCCAGCAGCAGGGCCTGAGCGCCAATGACGCGCTGGCCAAGGGCATGCAGGAAAAATCGGTGGAGTTCGTGAAGAAGGGCGCGGCCATCTACCACCAGCAGTAG
- a CDS encoding SecDF P1 head subdomain-containing protein — translation MHTHKRYLAPVAAALVLVLAGCQTASDKSAGAAGAPATPGQAQPAPAAKPGSPATPAAQAAASAAQVGFYIAQTKQEAGLLEVPLQDGKLYVQRTPVLTRGDLVEAAAMVDQQGQNFVGLRFNDAGARKLSEISSKNVGNMLALVINRELVAAPRISEPLDRGVLAFGTPNAQAAAEIAAAIRGDDPAAEPAPSGATQPGAAPAPTVPAQSGS, via the coding sequence ATGCACACCCACAAGCGTTACCTGGCACCGGTCGCGGCCGCGCTGGTTTTGGTGCTGGCGGGTTGCCAGACCGCTTCCGACAAATCCGCCGGTGCCGCGGGCGCGCCTGCCACGCCGGGCCAGGCCCAACCGGCACCAGCCGCCAAGCCTGGCTCGCCCGCCACGCCGGCGGCGCAGGCGGCCGCCTCGGCAGCCCAGGTGGGCTTCTATATTGCCCAGACCAAGCAGGAAGCCGGCCTGCTGGAAGTGCCCTTGCAGGATGGCAAGCTGTACGTCCAGCGCACGCCGGTCCTGACTCGCGGCGATCTCGTCGAGGCTGCCGCCATGGTCGACCAGCAGGGCCAGAACTTCGTGGGCCTGCGCTTCAACGACGCTGGTGCGCGCAAGCTGAGCGAGATCAGCAGCAAGAACGTGGGCAATATGCTGGCGCTGGTGATCAACCGCGAGCTGGTCGCCGCGCCGCGCATTTCCGAGCCGCTGGATCGTGGCGTGCTGGCCTTCGGCACGCCCAACGCGCAAGCCGCCGCGGAAATCGCCGCGGCCATCCGTGGCGACGATCCCGCCGCCGAGCCCGCGCCCAGCGGCGCCACCCAGCCGGGCGCCGCGCCCGCGCCGACGGTGCCCGCGCAGTCGGGTAGCTGA